The following proteins are co-located in the Sporolactobacillus pectinivorans genome:
- a CDS encoding metallophosphoesterase, protein MKFIKKRGTFKFSRIWVAGLLFCTLSLVQIGHSDARPVPSGVTASDENHLHGNPGTNQEYHSRAAYLKPPELPLQSPLSLRGKTTHPLFKGIDTIDFTFGVLPDTQFYSKSYPETFKKINQWFVANQGVLNLKYVFHLGDIVNNVDEFYQWKTASEAMHLFEQAQIPYGVIAGNHDVGSRDNYTFYGRYFGENRFRSNSWYGGSYKNNKGHFDLINASGRKYIMLAMGWGIGESEIDWMNQVLRLYPKRTAILYVHDYLSDEGKRTQEGQMLFKKVVRGNANVRLVLNGHYSGAARRVDELDDNRDGKPDRQVMQILSDYQSVNGGEGFIRIMGFDLVHNRVYVRTFSPRNNRTHAYKEEEDNFSFHFDLKGK, encoded by the coding sequence ATGAAATTTATAAAAAAACGGGGAACATTTAAATTCAGCAGAATATGGGTAGCCGGATTGCTGTTCTGCACTCTGTCTTTGGTTCAGATCGGGCATTCCGATGCGAGGCCCGTTCCGAGTGGTGTGACTGCTTCTGATGAGAACCACTTGCACGGGAATCCGGGGACAAACCAGGAATACCATTCGCGGGCTGCCTATCTTAAGCCGCCTGAGCTTCCGTTACAAAGTCCGTTATCGCTCAGGGGAAAAACAACTCATCCACTCTTCAAGGGAATCGATACGATTGATTTTACTTTTGGCGTGCTTCCTGACACACAGTTTTACAGCAAGTCCTATCCTGAGACTTTTAAAAAAATAAATCAATGGTTTGTTGCTAATCAGGGGGTACTGAATCTAAAATATGTTTTTCATCTGGGGGATATTGTAAATAACGTGGATGAGTTTTACCAATGGAAGACTGCATCTGAAGCGATGCATTTGTTTGAACAGGCACAGATTCCTTATGGCGTCATTGCCGGCAATCATGACGTCGGCAGTCGGGATAACTATACGTTTTATGGTCGATATTTCGGCGAGAACAGATTCCGGTCGAATTCGTGGTACGGCGGCTCATACAAAAATAATAAAGGACACTTTGATCTGATCAATGCCTCCGGCCGTAAGTACATCATGTTGGCGATGGGATGGGGCATCGGCGAAAGTGAGATTGACTGGATGAATCAGGTACTCCGCCTTTACCCGAAACGGACGGCCATACTGTACGTTCATGATTATTTAAGCGACGAAGGCAAAAGGACACAGGAGGGACAAATGCTCTTTAAAAAAGTTGTCCGTGGGAATGCAAATGTCCGTCTGGTCTTGAACGGTCACTATTCAGGAGCAGCCAGGAGAGTGGACGAACTTGACGACAATAGGGATGGGAAACCGGATCGGCAGGTGATGCAGATTCTCTCCGATTATCAGTCGGTCAATGGAGGAGAGGGTTTTATACGGATTATGGGTTTTGATCTTGTCCATAATAGAGTTTACGTTCGGACGTTTTCACCGCGGAATAACCGCACGCATGCCTATAAAGAAGAAGAAGATAACTTTTCATTTCACTTTGACTTGAAAGGAAAATAA
- a CDS encoding carboxymuconolactone decarboxylase family protein — MSERFKAGWKKMQQIGGKQSEDTIELLENLAPGFGKHIVEYAFGDIFCRDGLDLKQRELVLIASLTTQGDCNSWLHLHINAGLNAGLKPKEIVEAIVQCSLPCGLPRILNSLNIVDQVFKERKIHPFD, encoded by the coding sequence ATGTCTGAACGGTTTAAAGCGGGCTGGAAAAAAATGCAGCAAATTGGCGGAAAGCAGAGTGAAGATACTATTGAGCTACTAGAGAATCTTGCACCCGGTTTTGGCAAACATATTGTGGAGTATGCTTTCGGTGATATTTTTTGCAGAGACGGTCTTGATTTGAAACAAAGAGAACTTGTATTAATTGCTTCACTGACAACTCAAGGAGATTGTAATTCCTGGCTACACCTGCATATTAACGCAGGCTTAAATGCAGGCTTAAAACCAAAAGAGATTGTTGAAGCTATTGTCCAATGTTCTCTCCCATGCGGGCTTCCAAGAATTTTAAACTCGCTGAATATTGTGGATCAAGTATTTAAAGAAAGAAAGATTCATCCATTCGATTAA
- a CDS encoding Crp/Fnr family transcriptional regulator: MKQEYKNQLLKVINSYINISDEELYSLIKLLKPVSIKQDDHFIKSGDTKPWLGFIISGLFRGFHINEAGEEYTKHFFRENDFMTAHSRSLVDIDYLPEVSDYYFQALEDSIVLKIDDVDEAKKLLKHACWVEMFSKEIERIHKIEEDRIEYLMLDDATTRYLRFKENFPGLENRLKQLYIASYVGISPVSLSRIRTKLKSS; the protein is encoded by the coding sequence ATGAAACAGGAATATAAAAATCAACTTCTAAAAGTGATTAATTCCTACATTAATATTTCAGATGAAGAATTGTACAGTCTTATAAAGTTATTAAAACCAGTTTCAATCAAGCAAGATGACCACTTCATTAAGTCAGGAGATACGAAACCATGGCTTGGATTTATTATTTCAGGCTTATTTCGAGGATTCCATATAAATGAAGCCGGGGAAGAATACACAAAGCACTTTTTCAGGGAAAATGATTTTATGACCGCCCATAGTCGTTCTTTAGTAGACATAGACTATCTTCCTGAAGTATCAGATTATTATTTTCAGGCATTAGAGGATTCCATTGTGCTGAAAATTGATGATGTGGACGAAGCAAAGAAACTTTTAAAACATGCCTGCTGGGTAGAAATGTTTTCAAAAGAAATTGAGCGCATCCACAAAATTGAAGAGGACAGAATTGAATATTTAATGCTGGATGATGCTACGACGCGGTATTTGAGATTCAAAGAAAATTTTCCGGGATTAGAGAATCGTCTAAAGCAGCTTTATATTGCTTCTTACGTTGGAATCTCCCCGGTTTCACTGAGTAGGATACGGACAAAATTGAAATCTTCTTAA
- a CDS encoding HoxN/HupN/NixA family nickel/cobalt transporter, translating into MRAKKILLSHNWLPYCLGTVLLHIIGFCFLLIASRNYPVILGLGLLAYTLGLRHAFDADHIAAIDNTVRKLIQQKKDPVGVGFYFSLGHSTVVFLTAVILGLSVRWVQSHMPLFEHVGSIIGSVISGTFLIVIALFNIIILIDLQKMFVKLKHKAFDQQKFEEILLSRGLLSNLFKPFFKFINNSWQVYPLGFLFGLGFDTATEIALLALSADAAKTVMPFLGIISLPLLFAAGMNVMDTTDSIMMSKAYKWSFDTPARKIYYNITITSISVLAALLIGGIELIQVITKEAGLKGGLWTWVQQIDFNWLGYGLIIIFIGLWTMSYIIWRIFKIEDKWNGIGI; encoded by the coding sequence TTGAGAGCAAAAAAGATTTTATTAAGTCACAATTGGTTACCCTACTGCCTCGGGACAGTATTATTACATATCATTGGGTTTTGTTTTCTTCTCATTGCATCTCGAAATTATCCAGTGATACTAGGTCTTGGATTGCTTGCCTATACTCTGGGTCTTCGCCATGCTTTTGATGCTGACCATATTGCAGCGATTGATAACACCGTTCGGAAGCTGATCCAGCAAAAAAAGGATCCTGTGGGTGTTGGGTTTTATTTTTCTTTGGGTCATTCAACCGTTGTGTTTCTTACAGCTGTTATTTTAGGACTGTCTGTTCGCTGGGTTCAAAGTCATATGCCCTTGTTTGAACACGTTGGTAGTATAATTGGTTCAGTTATTTCCGGTACTTTTCTAATTGTTATTGCACTTTTTAATATCATTATCTTGATTGATTTACAAAAAATGTTTGTAAAACTGAAACATAAGGCATTTGATCAACAAAAATTTGAGGAAATACTTCTTTCAAGGGGCTTATTGTCCAATTTATTCAAACCGTTTTTCAAATTTATTAATAATAGCTGGCAGGTATATCCATTAGGCTTTCTTTTTGGACTTGGTTTTGATACCGCCACAGAGATCGCACTATTAGCTCTTTCTGCAGATGCAGCAAAAACAGTAATGCCTTTTCTTGGAATTATTTCATTACCTCTTCTATTTGCAGCCGGAATGAATGTTATGGACACTACAGATTCAATTATGATGTCAAAAGCTTATAAATGGTCTTTTGATACGCCCGCCCGAAAAATCTACTATAACATCACGATCACGTCTATATCTGTTTTAGCGGCATTATTAATCGGAGGTATCGAGCTTATTCAGGTTATCACTAAAGAAGCCGGTTTAAAGGGCGGGTTATGGACCTGGGTACAACAAATAGATTTTAACTGGCTGGGGTATGGATTAATCATCATTTTCATCGGTCTCTGGACTATGTCTTACATTATATGGAGAATTTTTAAGATCGAGGATAAATGGAACGGGATCGGTATTTGA
- a CDS encoding LysR family transcriptional regulator, whose amino-acid sequence MVNLPSITELEDFLIYGRLTNFSLAATEANVTQSAFSFQMKKLEETVGVHLIERSNRGSRLTPEGEFFYRKLNEILPNLKAAIYDVQQINGKKPLELKVGVLTSLGDVLMNQHAAYFHQKYSNIFITVYSMEKDSLIQSLENESIDIASTFLSSDIKVGDYNQAFFRTDRIVYYAPKLSIPGEKVKAQKILEFPFVKYPSHYLMSAITDAYLIEQGRAEPKATVQLSTPYAIINYCKENDAGALLPERLLTALEENKKPSKQYTLEPVFDLKTYLLYKKGNPKYQVMKLFIDYVIKLNQAFRLN is encoded by the coding sequence ATGGTCAATTTGCCTAGTATCACGGAGCTCGAGGATTTTTTAATTTATGGGCGCCTTACTAATTTTTCCCTTGCCGCGACTGAAGCTAACGTGACACAGTCTGCCTTCAGTTTCCAGATGAAAAAACTTGAGGAAACGGTTGGTGTCCACTTGATTGAACGGTCAAACCGCGGAAGTCGTTTAACTCCCGAAGGCGAATTTTTCTACCGGAAGCTTAATGAAATCCTGCCGAATTTGAAAGCCGCGATCTATGACGTGCAGCAGATTAACGGGAAAAAACCACTTGAATTAAAAGTTGGCGTCCTGACATCACTCGGCGATGTATTAATGAATCAGCATGCGGCCTATTTCCACCAGAAATATTCCAATATATTTATTACTGTATACAGCATGGAAAAAGACAGTTTGATTCAATCCCTTGAGAATGAAAGTATTGACATCGCCTCGACATTCCTCTCGTCAGATATCAAAGTTGGCGATTATAATCAGGCTTTCTTCAGAACAGATCGAATTGTCTACTATGCGCCAAAGCTTTCGATACCTGGGGAAAAAGTTAAGGCACAGAAAATCCTGGAATTCCCATTTGTCAAGTATCCTTCACACTATCTAATGAGTGCAATTACGGACGCTTATCTGATTGAACAAGGACGGGCCGAACCGAAGGCGACGGTTCAGCTCTCCACGCCCTACGCCATTATTAATTATTGTAAGGAGAATGATGCCGGTGCCCTGCTTCCCGAACGCTTATTAACTGCCCTCGAAGAAAACAAGAAACCGAGCAAACAATATACCCTTGAACCAGTCTTTGATCTAAAAACCTACCTGCTTTATAAAAAAGGAAACCCCAAATATCAAGTCATGAAACTATTCATTGACTATGTGATCAAGCTCAATCAAGCTTTCCGTTTGAACTGA
- the larA gene encoding nickel-dependent lactate racemase, translated as MALINLPYDKKTLTLNINDENLAGVLKSQADNFSVNQSEQEVVEASLNHPIGSPKLEELVKGKRHIVIISSDHTRPVPSKITMPILLRRIRSVEANADIKILVATGFHRPSTHEELVSKYGKEIVANEQIVMHVSKDDSSMVQIGTLPSGGPCIINKVAVEADLLIAEGFIESHFFAGFSGGRKSVLPGIASYKTIMANHCGEFIDSNKARTGNLHHNPIHKDMLYAAKKAKLKFILNVVLDEKKHIIKSFAGDLEEAHKTGCQFLEQMAEVKKVPSDITVVTNGGYPLDQNIYQAVKGMTAAEATNKEGGSIVMVAGCADGHGGEGFYRNLADVADPADFLKQATHTARQETVPDQWTSQILARILTKHHVIIMSDMVDPQLITSMHMELATTLNDAMEKAYMREGKDARVTIIPDGLGVIVK; from the coding sequence GTGGCATTGATAAATTTACCTTATGACAAAAAGACGTTAACCTTAAACATCAATGATGAAAATCTTGCCGGTGTTTTGAAATCTCAGGCAGATAATTTTTCAGTAAATCAGAGTGAGCAGGAAGTTGTTGAAGCATCGCTGAACCATCCGATCGGTTCACCAAAGCTGGAGGAGCTTGTTAAAGGCAAGAGGCATATCGTCATTATCAGCTCCGATCACACACGTCCGGTTCCTTCAAAAATCACGATGCCGATTCTCCTGCGCCGGATTCGTTCGGTCGAAGCAAATGCCGATATTAAAATTCTTGTAGCGACAGGCTTCCATCGTCCATCGACACATGAAGAATTGGTGAGCAAATACGGGAAAGAAATCGTCGCAAATGAACAAATTGTCATGCATGTATCCAAGGATGATTCATCCATGGTACAGATTGGCACTTTGCCTTCCGGCGGGCCCTGCATCATTAACAAAGTCGCCGTCGAAGCGGATCTGCTGATCGCCGAAGGTTTTATCGAATCACATTTTTTTGCCGGTTTTTCGGGGGGACGCAAGTCCGTTTTGCCGGGAATCGCCTCTTACAAAACGATCATGGCTAACCACTGCGGTGAATTTATTGATTCAAACAAGGCGAGAACAGGTAATCTGCATCATAATCCGATTCACAAAGACATGCTCTACGCAGCAAAAAAAGCCAAACTGAAATTTATTCTGAATGTCGTTTTAGACGAAAAAAAACACATTATTAAAAGCTTTGCCGGTGATCTTGAAGAAGCACACAAAACCGGCTGCCAATTTTTGGAACAGATGGCTGAAGTTAAAAAAGTGCCCAGCGATATCACCGTTGTCACCAATGGCGGCTATCCTCTGGATCAGAACATTTATCAGGCTGTTAAAGGAATGACTGCAGCTGAAGCAACCAACAAAGAAGGCGGCAGCATTGTCATGGTCGCCGGCTGTGCGGATGGGCACGGCGGTGAAGGTTTCTATCGAAATCTTGCCGATGTCGCTGATCCTGCTGATTTTCTCAAACAGGCAACCCATACGGCGCGTCAGGAAACGGTTCCTGATCAGTGGACTTCACAGATTCTGGCCCGCATACTAACGAAGCATCACGTCATCATCATGTCAGATATGGTTGATCCACAGTTAATCACCTCCATGCATATGGAACTGGCGACAACACTCAATGATGCCATGGAAAAAGCGTATATGCGCGAAGGGAAAGATGCAAGGGTTACTATCATTCCGGACGGACTGGGTGTCATTGTTAAGTGA
- the larE gene encoding ATP-dependent sacrificial sulfur transferase LarE codes for MLSTYNAKLEKLKQLLHSYEKIAIAFSGGVDSTFLLAVANEELGDGALALTIQSPTITDDDLRDVKAFYLKNTVNYKIIHLNQLDRPAFRHNPADRCYYCKQMEFSSMADEAKKHGIHWIAAGINLDDKGDYRPGMRALKEIGVVSPLKEAGMTKTDIRYFSKMYHLPTWNKPASSCLASRVQYGEVITEEKLQKISAAERVLKDMGIRNLRVRYHHGNIARIEVAPEERAFFFDATIMDTVAAQFRKIGFSYTALDLQGYRRGSLNETLDLETKQKAKMNIHVSR; via the coding sequence ATGCTTTCCACCTATAATGCCAAACTTGAGAAACTGAAACAATTGCTGCACAGTTATGAAAAGATTGCCATTGCTTTTTCCGGAGGAGTAGACAGCACCTTTCTGCTCGCTGTTGCCAATGAGGAACTGGGAGATGGGGCACTGGCACTGACAATTCAGTCGCCTACGATTACCGACGATGATTTAAGGGATGTCAAAGCTTTCTATCTCAAAAATACGGTGAACTATAAAATCATCCACTTAAATCAGCTGGATCGTCCCGCGTTTCGTCATAATCCGGCTGATCGCTGTTATTACTGCAAGCAAATGGAATTTTCCAGTATGGCTGATGAAGCAAAAAAACATGGTATTCACTGGATCGCTGCCGGAATTAATCTCGATGACAAAGGAGATTATCGTCCGGGTATGCGGGCACTCAAAGAAATTGGCGTTGTCAGTCCGTTGAAAGAAGCCGGAATGACAAAAACAGATATTCGCTATTTTTCCAAGATGTATCATCTGCCGACGTGGAACAAACCGGCAAGCAGCTGCCTTGCTTCTCGGGTACAATATGGCGAAGTGATCACTGAAGAAAAGCTCCAGAAGATCAGTGCCGCGGAAAGGGTTCTGAAAGACATGGGCATTCGGAATTTGCGTGTCCGCTATCACCATGGCAATATCGCCAGAATTGAAGTGGCGCCGGAAGAACGCGCCTTCTTTTTTGACGCAACAATCATGGACACGGTTGCTGCCCAGTTTCGAAAAATTGGGTTTTCCTATACCGCGCTTGATTTGCAAGGCTATCGGCGTGGAAGCCTGAATGAAACACTCGACCTGGAGACCAAACAAAAAGCAAAGATGAATATCCATGTTTCAAGATAA
- the larB gene encoding nickel pincer cofactor biosynthesis protein LarB — protein MFQDNLTDLLENVQNGALSITDAVSRLKTLPFEDLGYAKVDHHRSIRNGFPEVIYCEGKTTDQIRGIFLVLMRSENNILATRASSENFAGVRQIAPNAVYYQQARCIVVNPVKKNQDANHYIAVVTAGTSDIPVAEEAAVTAETFGNHVERIYDVGVAGLHRLLAQLDRLRKADVVIVVAGMEGALASVVGGLVEHPVLAVPTSVGYGASLHGIAALLTMLNSCASGISVVNIDNGFGAAYSASLIIKEIMNGCQE, from the coding sequence ATGTTTCAAGATAATCTCACTGACTTATTAGAAAACGTGCAAAATGGCGCTTTGTCGATTACGGATGCCGTTAGCCGTTTGAAGACTTTGCCCTTCGAAGATCTGGGTTACGCCAAAGTAGATCATCACCGATCGATACGCAACGGTTTCCCGGAAGTCATCTATTGTGAAGGAAAGACTACTGATCAGATCAGGGGCATTTTTTTAGTACTTATGCGCAGTGAGAACAATATTCTGGCGACACGTGCTTCTTCCGAAAACTTCGCCGGCGTCCGGCAAATTGCACCAAACGCGGTTTATTATCAACAGGCCCGTTGCATCGTTGTCAACCCCGTCAAAAAGAATCAGGATGCCAATCACTATATTGCTGTAGTAACAGCTGGAACATCCGACATCCCCGTTGCGGAAGAAGCGGCGGTTACCGCTGAGACATTTGGAAATCATGTTGAACGTATTTACGATGTCGGTGTCGCAGGGCTCCATAGACTGCTCGCACAATTGGACCGGCTCAGAAAAGCGGACGTTGTCATTGTTGTTGCCGGCATGGAAGGCGCATTGGCCAGTGTTGTCGGCGGCTTGGTCGAACACCCGGTTCTTGCCGTGCCGACAAGTGTCGGTTACGGTGCCAGTCTGCACGGAATTGCCGCATTATTGACCATGTTGAACAGCTGTGCGAGTGGGATCAGCGTAGTCAATATTGATAATGGTTTTGGAGCTGCTTACTCTGCCAGTCTCATAATAAAAGAAATAATGAATGGGTGTCAAGAATGA
- the larC gene encoding nickel pincer cofactor biosynthesis protein LarC, producing the protein MKILYFDCFSGISGDMILGTLIDLGLDPAYLTDALKKLHLDGYSIVYSQKFTGGIIGSDVDVRLEHPEFTDGHHSEHHHHRNLEDCQSIINKSSLSDWVKKHANRVFEEVARAEAHVHGKPVEKVHFHEVGAVDSIIDIVGAFIGLEKLGIERVYASALHDGHGFINCAHGRMPVPVPAVAEMLASSQRNIPYEQGNVPTELITPTGMAIIKTIAAGFGLQPSMHVLKIGYGTGKRDTGGMNALRGMLGEQKESTKNDEVVLLEANIDNQTGEMLGYVMNRLLNAGALDVFYTPIYMKKNRPAIKFSVLATPAAEEKMVDLILAETTTLGVRVSRCPRFIMKREILKVQTEYGVIHVKHASWNEIDKWSPEFDDCAFLAQEYHVPLAEIYEEAERSIRLLKVEKELQGNRPAH; encoded by the coding sequence ATGAAAATACTATATTTCGACTGTTTTTCGGGGATCAGCGGCGATATGATACTTGGTACGCTGATTGATCTCGGCCTTGATCCTGCCTATTTGACCGATGCGCTTAAAAAGTTACATCTAGACGGTTATTCTATCGTTTATTCACAAAAATTCACCGGAGGAATTATCGGGAGCGATGTTGACGTCCGGCTTGAACACCCTGAATTTACTGACGGGCATCACTCAGAACATCATCACCATCGCAATTTGGAAGACTGTCAGTCTATTATCAATAAAAGTTCCCTGTCCGACTGGGTGAAAAAACATGCCAATCGGGTATTCGAAGAAGTGGCGCGTGCTGAAGCACATGTTCATGGCAAACCTGTTGAGAAAGTTCATTTTCATGAAGTAGGCGCTGTCGACAGCATTATTGATATTGTCGGCGCATTCATTGGCCTCGAGAAACTGGGTATTGAAAGGGTCTACGCCTCTGCACTCCACGACGGACATGGCTTTATTAACTGTGCGCACGGCCGGATGCCGGTTCCCGTCCCGGCGGTCGCCGAGATGCTGGCTTCAAGCCAAAGAAACATTCCTTATGAACAAGGCAATGTTCCGACCGAATTAATTACTCCGACAGGAATGGCGATCATTAAAACGATTGCCGCGGGTTTCGGCCTTCAGCCATCGATGCACGTGCTTAAGATAGGTTATGGAACGGGAAAAAGGGATACCGGAGGGATGAATGCGCTTCGCGGCATGCTAGGCGAACAAAAAGAATCAACAAAAAACGATGAAGTAGTACTGCTTGAAGCCAATATTGATAACCAGACCGGCGAGATGCTGGGTTATGTCATGAACCGGCTTCTTAACGCTGGCGCGCTCGATGTCTTTTACACACCAATTTATATGAAAAAAAATCGGCCGGCGATTAAATTCTCCGTTCTCGCAACGCCGGCTGCTGAAGAAAAAATGGTCGATCTCATCTTAGCTGAGACGACAACACTTGGCGTCCGTGTCAGCCGTTGTCCACGTTTTATCATGAAGAGGGAAATATTGAAAGTGCAAACCGAATACGGCGTGATCCATGTGAAGCACGCCTCCTGGAATGAAATCGATAAATGGTCCCCGGAATTTGATGATTGCGCTTTTCTGGCCCAGGAATATCACGTTCCTCTGGCAGAAATTTATGAAGAGGCTGAGCGCAGCATTCGCCTATTAAAAGTGGAAAAAGAATTACAGGGAAATCGACCGGCTCATTAA
- a CDS encoding MIP/aquaporin family protein, with the protein MVYSLGVQWLSELLGTAIMILFGNGAVANVELKGTKGYHNGWMIIAVGYGFGVMIPVMMFGSISGAQINPAITLGLAANGLFPWSHVLTYISAQMIGAMLGQFLLIIAYKPFYNKTDNTQAILGTCSTISASGSYLNGFINEFLGTFLLVFGAMLILHSQALMHEAGAAQMGVGFLVWVLVASLGGPTGPGLNPARDLGPRIIHALFPLPQKGDSQWSYAWIPVVAPIVASILAVCLFKTVY; encoded by the coding sequence ATGGTTTACAGTCTTGGCGTGCAATGGCTCAGTGAATTGTTAGGTACAGCTATTATGATTCTTTTCGGCAATGGAGCCGTTGCCAATGTTGAGCTCAAAGGAACTAAAGGGTACCACAACGGCTGGATGATCATAGCCGTGGGCTACGGATTCGGAGTCATGATACCCGTTATGATGTTCGGATCGATAAGCGGCGCGCAAATCAATCCGGCGATTACCTTGGGACTGGCCGCCAATGGCTTATTCCCTTGGTCTCATGTTTTGACCTATATAAGTGCTCAGATGATCGGTGCCATGCTTGGACAATTCTTGCTGATCATCGCCTATAAACCTTTCTATAATAAAACGGACAATACACAAGCTATTCTCGGAACCTGTTCCACAATTTCCGCATCGGGAAGTTATCTGAACGGTTTCATTAATGAGTTTTTAGGAACTTTTCTTCTCGTTTTTGGCGCGATGCTGATCCTGCATTCACAGGCCCTGATGCATGAAGCTGGAGCCGCACAAATGGGCGTTGGTTTTCTCGTCTGGGTATTAGTTGCTTCCCTTGGCGGCCCGACAGGACCCGGACTCAATCCTGCCCGGGATTTAGGCCCGCGAATCATTCACGCACTGTTCCCGCTTCCTCAAAAGGGGGACTCTCAGTGGTCTTATGCTTGGATCCCTGTTGTCGCGCCAATCGTTGCCAGTATTCTTGCCGTCTGCCTTTTCAAAACGGTCTATTAA
- a CDS encoding DUF4865 family protein — MFAIQYEIALPADYNMEIIRRRVENGGSAYDHYQGLGLKAFLIQDKNEEETPVNQYATFYLWTDTQAASKFLWGGNGFQAIVRDFGRPTVQTWLGGKFSLGNSSKRAPAFLVKETTKIPAFIDPQDSAAVANQRMNQLLQNSRLHSTAYAMNPTTWELIVVSLWTEKPALSVESVLYRILHLSTPEITSL, encoded by the coding sequence ATGTTTGCCATCCAATATGAAATTGCTCTGCCTGCTGATTATAATATGGAGATAATACGCCGTCGTGTTGAAAACGGTGGTTCAGCTTATGATCATTATCAAGGGCTTGGTTTAAAGGCTTTTCTTATTCAAGATAAAAATGAAGAAGAAACACCAGTTAATCAGTATGCAACTTTCTATCTCTGGACAGACACACAGGCAGCATCGAAATTTCTTTGGGGAGGAAACGGATTTCAAGCGATCGTACGAGATTTTGGCAGGCCAACCGTTCAGACATGGCTGGGCGGTAAATTTTCCTTGGGAAATTCATCAAAACGTGCTCCTGCTTTTTTGGTAAAAGAAACGACAAAAATCCCTGCATTTATTGACCCGCAAGACAGTGCTGCCGTTGCAAATCAGAGAATGAATCAATTACTGCAAAATAGTCGCCTGCATTCAACCGCTTATGCGATGAACCCAACGACATGGGAGTTGATCGTGGTGTCCCTCTGGACAGAAAAACCAGCATTAAGTGTGGAGTCAGTTTTGTACAGGATTCTTCACTTATCCACTCCCGAAATTACAAGCCTGTGA